A region of Ignavibacteriota bacterium DNA encodes the following proteins:
- a CDS encoding nucleotidyltransferase domain-containing protein, which translates to MVKESIIKMIQEYISDLNNNSINLSKVLLYGSYANGTENADSDIDLMLVAPEFDEDRDKYLGIIWKLTAKSNYKIEPYPVGLKRFINDKISPVIQNVKQNGIEISIKNN; encoded by the coding sequence ATGGTTAAAGAGTCTATTATAAAAATGATTCAAGAGTATATATCTGATTTGAATAACAATAGTATAAATCTTTCTAAAGTATTACTTTATGGAAGTTATGCAAATGGAACTGAAAATGCAGATAGTGACATAGATTTAATGCTTGTAGCTCCGGAATTTGATGAGGATAGAGATAAATATCTTGGTATAATTTGGAAATTAACAGCAAAATCAAATTATAAAATCGAACCATATCCCGTAGGATTAAAAAGATTTATTAATGATAAAATATCGCCTGTTATTCAAAATGTAAAACAAAATGGCATTGAAATCTCAATAAAAAATAATTAG